A DNA window from Paenibacillus sp. HWE-109 contains the following coding sequences:
- a CDS encoding asparagine synthase, with protein sequence MREGLIPTVLGTVVSASGATLLNSKYKLVGIGVLGFGLAHVVLGAIDLVEHR encoded by the coding sequence ATGCGTGAAGGATTGATTCCTACTGTTCTTGGAACTGTGGTTTCTGCTTCAGGTGCTACACTGCTGAACAGCAAGTATAAACTTGTTGGGATCGGTGTCCTCGGCTTTGGTCTTGCCCATGTTGTTCTAGGCGCAATTGATTTGGTTGAACATCGGTAA
- a CDS encoding prohibitin family protein translates to METGKNVGKVITYGVVGAAIILIALTAFSTVENGHVGFRKTLGSVSLTVLEPGPHWKWPFISNIVEVNTQVAKSESDAAASSKDLQPVHSHVAVNFTIPKGLAYKLLHDVGLDFDAKVISPHVQEIFKEVTAKYSAEELISKRERVALETNELLKKSLEAYNIQVGDISIVNFTFSDAFNQSIEQKQIAAQNAMKAQNDLDKAKIDAQQNVVKAEADATAAKAKADADLYVAQQKAKGNLELAKSITAELVDYKFLETWKGDVPDAWGNGSLINMLPSKTPVPTEAAKK, encoded by the coding sequence ATGGAAACAGGGAAGAATGTAGGCAAAGTAATCACATACGGCGTAGTCGGAGCGGCCATAATTCTTATAGCTTTAACTGCGTTTAGCACGGTGGAAAACGGCCATGTTGGATTCAGAAAAACATTGGGAAGTGTTAGCCTAACCGTGCTTGAGCCAGGCCCTCATTGGAAATGGCCGTTTATTTCAAACATTGTAGAAGTTAATACGCAAGTGGCTAAGTCAGAATCTGACGCAGCCGCGTCATCCAAAGACTTGCAACCTGTTCATAGCCATGTAGCTGTTAACTTCACTATCCCAAAAGGACTTGCGTACAAGTTATTGCATGACGTAGGTTTAGACTTCGATGCCAAAGTAATCAGTCCTCACGTGCAGGAGATATTTAAGGAAGTTACGGCAAAGTACAGTGCAGAGGAGTTAATCTCAAAACGTGAACGAGTTGCCTTAGAGACTAACGAGTTACTGAAGAAATCGCTGGAGGCTTATAACATTCAAGTGGGGGATATTTCAATTGTTAACTTCACATTCTCCGATGCTTTCAACCAATCGATAGAGCAGAAACAAATCGCCGCTCAAAATGCAATGAAAGCTCAGAACGATTTGGATAAAGCAAAGATCGATGCGCAACAAAATGTAGTTAAAGCAGAAGCAGACGCTACTGCCGCGAAAGCTAAAGCGGATGCCGATCTATATGTAGCGCAACAAAAGGCAAAGGGGAACCTGGAGTTAGCGAAGTCAATTACTGCGGAGTTGGTAGATTATAAGTTCCTTGAAACGTGGAAAGGTGATGTTCCTGATGCTTGGGGCAACGGTTCGTTAATTAACATGCTGCCGAGTAAAACTCCCGTGCCTACTGAAGCCGCTAAGAAGTAA